One Pseudomonas sp. AN-1 genomic region harbors:
- the rsxB gene encoding electron transport complex subunit RsxB, with the protein MSLVLIAVVALAAICLIAGAILGYAAVRFRVEGDPIVEQINALLPQTQCGQCGYPGCKPYAEAIAGGDKINKCPPGGQTTVQALADLLDVEAEPLDAAGGEKPRMVAFIREAECIGCTKCLQACPVDAIVGAARQMHTVIKDECTGCDLCVEPCPVDCIDMLEVGGSVQNWKWERPLPPGQLIASDREQAA; encoded by the coding sequence ATGAGTCTGGTCCTCATTGCCGTCGTTGCCCTGGCCGCGATCTGCCTGATCGCCGGCGCCATCCTCGGCTATGCCGCGGTGCGTTTCCGCGTCGAGGGCGACCCCATCGTCGAGCAGATCAACGCCCTGCTGCCGCAGACCCAGTGCGGCCAGTGCGGCTACCCGGGCTGCAAGCCCTACGCAGAGGCCATCGCCGGCGGCGACAAGATCAACAAGTGCCCGCCCGGCGGGCAGACCACCGTGCAGGCGCTGGCCGACCTGCTCGACGTCGAGGCCGAACCGCTCGACGCTGCCGGCGGCGAGAAGCCGCGCATGGTCGCCTTCATCCGCGAGGCCGAGTGCATCGGCTGCACCAAGTGCCTGCAGGCCTGCCCGGTCGACGCCATCGTCGGCGCGGCGCGGCAGATGCACACGGTGATCAAGGACGAGTGCACCGGCTGCGACCTGTGCGTGGAGCCCTGCCCGGTGGACTGCATCGACATGCTCGAGGTGGGCGGCAGCGTGCAGAACTGGAAGTGGGAGCGCCCGCTCCCGCCCGGCCAATTGATCGCCAGCGACCGGGAGCAGGCCGCATGA
- a CDS encoding electron transport complex subunit E: MSQSYREIAVNGLWKNNPGLVQLLGLCPLLGTSNSTVNALGLGLATALVLACSNAAVSSIRSVTQTAVRLPAFVMIIAALTTCIELLMQAFTYELYQILGIFIPLITTNCVILGRADGFAAKNGVARSAFDGLMMGTGFGLVLLALGAIRELLGTGTLFANMELLFGPIAASWELNLFGSDYKGFLLAILPPGAFLVLGLLIAGKNILDERAEERARASQPAPEPAPSRRVRVTGVVE, encoded by the coding sequence ATGAGCCAGAGCTACCGCGAAATCGCCGTCAACGGCCTGTGGAAGAACAACCCCGGCCTGGTCCAGCTGCTCGGCCTGTGCCCGCTGCTCGGCACCAGCAACTCGACGGTCAACGCCCTCGGCCTCGGCCTGGCCACCGCGCTGGTGCTGGCCTGCTCCAACGCCGCGGTGTCGAGCATCCGCAGCGTGACCCAGACCGCCGTGCGCCTGCCGGCCTTCGTGATGATCATCGCCGCGCTGACCACCTGCATCGAGCTGTTGATGCAGGCGTTCACCTACGAGCTGTACCAGATCCTCGGCATCTTCATCCCGCTGATCACCACCAACTGCGTGATCCTCGGCCGTGCCGACGGTTTCGCGGCGAAGAACGGCGTCGCCCGCTCGGCCTTCGACGGCCTGATGATGGGCACCGGCTTCGGCCTGGTGCTGCTGGCGCTCGGCGCCATCCGCGAGCTGCTCGGCACCGGCACGCTGTTCGCCAACATGGAGCTGCTGTTCGGCCCGATCGCCGCCAGCTGGGAACTCAACCTGTTCGGCAGCGACTACAAGGGCTTCCTGCTGGCCATCCTGCCGCCCGGCGCCTTCCTGGTGCTGGGCCTGCTGATCGCCGGCAAGAACATCCTCGACGAGCGCGCCGAAGAACGCGCCAGGGCCAGCCAGCCGGCTCCCGAGCCCGCACCGAGCCGCCGCGTGCGCGTCACCGGAGTGGTGGAATGA
- the uraH gene encoding hydroxyisourate hydrolase, producing the protein MTLFKQLCAGALLASLSSLALAAGNPLSVHVLNLENGLPSPGVEVTLEKQAGNAWQALNSATTNEQGRIPALFPEGKTLEKGTYRVTFKTGEWFAEHKAATFFPEVPVIFSADGSVPHYHIPLLLSPYGYSTYRGN; encoded by the coding sequence ATGACCCTGTTCAAGCAACTCTGCGCCGGCGCCCTGCTCGCCAGCCTGTCCTCCCTGGCGCTGGCCGCCGGCAACCCGCTCAGCGTGCACGTGCTCAACCTGGAGAACGGCCTGCCCTCGCCGGGCGTCGAGGTGACCCTGGAGAAGCAGGCCGGCAACGCCTGGCAGGCACTGAACAGCGCCACCACCAACGAGCAGGGCCGCATCCCCGCGCTGTTCCCGGAAGGCAAGACGCTGGAGAAGGGCACCTACCGGGTGACCTTCAAGACCGGCGAGTGGTTCGCCGAGCACAAGGCCGCGACCTTCTTCCCCGAGGTGCCGGTGATCTTCAGCGCCGATGGCAGCGTGCCGCACTACCACATCCCGCTGCTGCTCAGCCCCTACGGCTACTCGACCTATCGCGGCAACTGA
- a CDS encoding heme-binding protein — MSQRIALLPLPGLVLCVASALAAPAGVAERADVSLELANRLLDATLAACHADGRTAVAAVLDRGGNLVALQRDDNVGPHNTLAAQRKAYTALSTKTPSGLLAERARSNPEAANLNTLDELLLLGGGLPLKVGDQVIGAIGVAGAGGAANDEACARQAIDRVLTQTL, encoded by the coding sequence ATGTCCCAGCGTATCGCCCTGTTGCCCCTGCCCGGCCTCGTCCTGTGCGTCGCCAGTGCGCTGGCCGCACCGGCCGGCGTCGCCGAACGCGCCGACGTATCCCTCGAGCTGGCCAACCGCCTGCTCGACGCCACCCTCGCCGCCTGCCATGCCGACGGCCGCACCGCGGTGGCCGCGGTGCTCGACCGCGGCGGCAACCTGGTCGCCCTGCAGCGCGACGACAACGTCGGCCCGCACAACACCCTGGCCGCGCAGCGCAAGGCCTACACCGCGCTGTCGACCAAGACCCCCAGCGGCCTGCTCGCCGAACGCGCCCGCAGCAATCCCGAGGCGGCCAACCTCAACACCCTGGACGAGCTGCTGCTGCTCGGCGGCGGCCTGCCGCTGAAGGTCGGCGACCAGGTGATCGGTGCCATCGGCGTGGCCGGCGCCGGCGGCGCGGCCAACGACGAGGCCTGCGCCCGGCAGGCCATCGACCGCGTCCTTACGCAAACCCTCTGA
- the rsxC gene encoding electron transport complex subunit RsxC — MNVRAKIWDIPGGIHPPERKELSNRTPIQPAPLPRQLTLPLSQHIGAPAEPCVAVGERVRKGQKIAEATGFVSVPVHAPTSGTVTFIGPQPYPHASGMLAPAIVIEADGLDQWCELAPCADFRALAPEELLERIRDAGINGLGGAGFPTAVKLTARPQQKIHTLVINGTECEPYITADDVLMREKAAELVLGIDILAQLIQPDEVLIGIEDNKPEAIAAVRAALGERSYQLRVFPTKYPSGGERQLIQILTGREVPAGGLPADIGMLCQNVGTAVAVHDAVVLGRPLIARIVTLTGEALARPMNVEALIGTPVGELLAFAGLDANKMDRLIMGGPMMGFTLPALDVPLVKTTNCLLAPTSKELPPPPPAMPCIRCGECALACPASLLPQQLHFFALGSEHEQLKAHNLFDCIECGACAYVCPSSIPLVQYYRAAKAEIRELEQKQQKAEHSKQRFELRQERLRREEERKEEERKARAEKAARAKAAQAETAAKPEEAAAPAASAASEELKRLKIEASMAQVALKKAEKQLAQHDTPELHAQVAELRAALEAAQKALAAAQASAPAAPAAAKPAGDEALKKAKIEAAMLKAQIRKLEKLEAPDEAQQAELAKLREQLAAADQALAAAESAAPAPAAAKPAGDEALKKAKIEAAMLKAQIRKLEKLEAPDAEQQAELARLREQQAAAEKTLAALEQQAAAPAPAAAAEPAKAEIDPLKKAKVELAMKRAELKKAEKAGADESELARLREALAGAEQALHAAEDASNKPAPELVRTDKRPVDEATRALKTEVAFARADLRKLERDENADPAALEAARARLAEAEGRLAEQQST, encoded by the coding sequence ATGAACGTACGCGCGAAGATCTGGGACATCCCCGGCGGCATCCATCCGCCGGAGCGCAAGGAACTGTCCAACCGCACGCCGATCCAGCCGGCGCCGCTGCCCAGGCAGCTGACCCTGCCGCTCAGCCAGCACATCGGCGCGCCGGCCGAGCCGTGCGTGGCGGTCGGCGAGCGGGTGCGCAAGGGCCAGAAGATCGCCGAGGCCACCGGCTTCGTCAGCGTCCCGGTGCATGCGCCGACCTCCGGCACCGTGACCTTCATCGGCCCGCAGCCCTACCCGCACGCCTCCGGCATGCTGGCACCGGCCATCGTCATCGAGGCCGACGGTCTGGACCAATGGTGCGAGCTGGCTCCCTGCGCCGACTTCCGCGCCCTGGCGCCCGAGGAGCTGCTGGAGAGGATCCGCGACGCCGGCATCAACGGCCTGGGCGGCGCCGGCTTCCCCACCGCGGTCAAGCTCACCGCGCGGCCGCAGCAGAAGATCCACACCCTGGTGATCAACGGCACCGAGTGCGAGCCGTACATCACCGCCGACGATGTGCTGATGCGCGAGAAGGCCGCCGAACTGGTGCTGGGCATCGACATCCTGGCCCAACTGATCCAGCCGGACGAGGTGCTGATCGGCATCGAGGACAACAAGCCCGAGGCCATCGCTGCGGTGCGCGCCGCCCTCGGCGAGCGCAGCTACCAGCTGCGCGTGTTCCCCACCAAGTACCCGTCGGGGGGCGAGCGGCAGCTGATCCAGATCCTCACCGGCCGCGAAGTGCCGGCCGGCGGCCTGCCGGCGGACATCGGCATGCTCTGCCAGAACGTCGGCACCGCGGTGGCGGTGCACGACGCCGTGGTGCTCGGCCGGCCGCTGATCGCGCGGATCGTCACCCTCACCGGCGAGGCCCTGGCCCGGCCGATGAACGTCGAGGCGCTGATCGGCACTCCGGTCGGCGAGCTGCTGGCCTTCGCCGGCCTCGACGCGAACAAGATGGACCGCCTGATCATGGGTGGACCGATGATGGGCTTCACCCTGCCGGCGCTCGACGTGCCGCTGGTCAAGACCACCAACTGCCTGCTGGCGCCGACGAGCAAGGAACTGCCGCCGCCGCCGCCGGCCATGCCGTGCATCCGCTGCGGCGAGTGCGCCCTGGCCTGCCCCGCCAGCCTGCTGCCGCAGCAGCTGCACTTCTTCGCCCTCGGCAGCGAGCACGAGCAGCTCAAGGCGCACAACCTGTTCGACTGCATCGAGTGCGGCGCCTGCGCCTACGTCTGCCCGTCGAGCATCCCGCTGGTGCAGTACTACCGGGCGGCCAAGGCGGAAATCCGCGAACTGGAGCAGAAGCAGCAGAAGGCCGAGCATTCCAAGCAGCGCTTCGAGCTGCGCCAGGAGCGCCTGCGCCGCGAGGAAGAGCGCAAGGAAGAGGAGCGCAAGGCGCGCGCCGAGAAAGCCGCACGCGCCAAGGCCGCCCAGGCCGAAACCGCCGCCAAGCCCGAGGAAGCTGCCGCACCGGCCGCCAGCGCGGCGAGCGAGGAACTCAAGCGCCTGAAGATCGAGGCCAGCATGGCCCAGGTGGCGCTGAAGAAGGCCGAGAAGCAGCTGGCCCAGCACGATACACCCGAACTGCACGCCCAGGTCGCCGAGCTGCGCGCCGCGCTGGAAGCCGCGCAGAAGGCCCTCGCCGCAGCCCAGGCCTCCGCTCCGGCCGCGCCCGCCGCCGCCAAGCCGGCCGGCGACGAAGCGCTGAAGAAGGCCAAGATCGAAGCCGCCATGCTCAAGGCGCAGATCCGCAAGCTGGAGAAGCTCGAGGCCCCTGACGAGGCCCAGCAGGCCGAACTGGCGAAGCTGCGCGAGCAGCTCGCCGCCGCCGACCAAGCGCTGGCCGCCGCCGAAAGCGCCGCGCCCGCTCCCGCCGCCGCCAAGCCGGCCGGCGACGAGGCCTTGAAGAAGGCCAAGATCGAGGCCGCCATGCTCAAGGCGCAGATCCGCAAGCTGGAGAAGCTCGAGGCCCCGGACGCCGAACAGCAGGCCGAGCTGGCCAGACTGCGCGAGCAGCAGGCGGCAGCGGAGAAGACCCTGGCCGCGCTGGAACAGCAGGCCGCCGCACCGGCGCCCGCAGCAGCTGCCGAGCCGGCCAAGGCCGAGATCGACCCGCTGAAGAAGGCCAAGGTCGAGCTGGCGATGAAGCGCGCCGAGCTGAAGAAGGCCGAGAAGGCCGGCGCCGACGAGAGCGAACTGGCCCGGCTGCGCGAGGCGCTGGCAGGCGCCGAGCAGGCCCTGCACGCCGCCGAGGACGCCTCGAACAAGCCGGCGCCGGAGCTGGTGCGCACCGACAAGCGCCCGGTCGACGAGGCCACCCGCGCCCTGAAGACCGAGGTCGCCTTCGCCCGCGCCGACCTGCGCAAGCTGGAGCGCGACGAGAACGCCGACCCGGCCGCGCTGGAGGCTGCTCGCGCGCGACTGGCCGAGGCCGAAGGCAGGCTGGCGGAGCAGCAGAGCACATGA
- a CDS encoding heavy metal response regulator transcription factor, whose amino-acid sequence MRILVVEDEAKTADYLGRGLSEDGYLVEVARDGLDGLHLIRENEFDLIILDVMLPGLDGWQLLQEIRRRAPTPVLFLTARDAVEDRVRGLELGADDYLVKPFSYAELLARVRSLLRRGPPREVERFQVADLELDLLRRRVTRGGERLNLTNKEFALLHLLLSREGEVLSRAFIASQVWQMNFDSDTNVVDVAIRRLRAKVDDPYPCKLIHTVRGMGYVLEVAQ is encoded by the coding sequence ATGCGCATACTGGTGGTGGAAGACGAGGCGAAGACGGCGGACTACCTGGGACGGGGCCTGAGCGAGGACGGCTATCTGGTCGAGGTGGCGCGCGACGGCCTGGACGGCCTGCACCTGATCCGCGAGAACGAGTTCGACCTGATCATCCTCGACGTCATGCTGCCGGGCCTGGACGGCTGGCAGCTGCTGCAGGAAATCCGCCGCCGCGCGCCGACCCCGGTGCTGTTCCTCACCGCCCGCGACGCGGTGGAGGACCGGGTGCGCGGCCTGGAGCTGGGCGCCGACGACTACCTGGTCAAGCCGTTCTCCTACGCCGAGCTGCTGGCGCGGGTACGCAGCCTGCTGCGCCGCGGCCCGCCGCGCGAGGTCGAGCGCTTCCAGGTCGCCGACCTCGAGCTCGACCTGCTGCGCCGCCGGGTGACCCGCGGCGGCGAGCGCCTCAACCTGACCAACAAGGAGTTCGCCCTGCTGCACCTGCTGCTCAGCCGCGAGGGCGAGGTGCTGTCGCGCGCCTTCATCGCCTCGCAGGTCTGGCAGATGAACTTCGACAGCGACACCAACGTGGTCGACGTGGCGATCCGCCGCCTGCGCGCCAAGGTCGACGATCCCTATCCGTGCAAGCTGATCCACACCGTGCGCGGCATGGGCTACGTGCTGGAGGTGGCGCAGTGA
- the sstT gene encoding serine/threonine transporter SstT produces the protein MSNATTSPRPLLQRLARTSLVTQIVIGLIAGILLALISPQAGQSVGFVGNLFVAALKAVAPPLVFLLVTSAIASHKRGQQTHIRPVLVLYLISTLAAALVGVSASFLFPSTLVLNGTGAEASAPGGIGEVLAALLGSLLTNPVRALLDANFIGILAWAIGLGIALRHGSDTTRTVLHDLSHGVSEIVRVVIRFAPLGAFGLVAAALAEAGLDALLGYARLLAVLVGCMLLVALVVNPLIVYWKIRRNPYPLVLTCLRESGITAFFTRSSAANIPVNLQLCERLGLHEDTYSVSIPLGATINMAGAAITISVLTLAAVHTLGIAVDIPTALLLCVIASISAAGVSGVAGGSLLLIPLATSLFGIPSEIAMQVVAIGFIISIVQDSTETALNSSTDVLLTAAACMAKRD, from the coding sequence ATGAGCAATGCCACCACCTCCCCACGCCCGCTACTGCAGCGGCTCGCCCGCACCAGCCTGGTCACCCAAATCGTCATCGGCCTGATCGCCGGCATCCTGCTCGCGCTGATCTCCCCGCAGGCAGGCCAGTCCGTCGGTTTCGTCGGCAACCTGTTCGTCGCGGCGCTCAAGGCCGTGGCGCCGCCACTGGTGTTCCTGCTGGTGACCTCGGCCATCGCCAGCCACAAGCGCGGCCAGCAGACCCACATCCGCCCGGTGCTGGTCCTCTACCTGATCAGCACCCTGGCCGCAGCCCTGGTCGGCGTGAGCGCCAGCTTCCTGTTCCCCTCGACCCTGGTGCTGAACGGCACGGGCGCCGAGGCCAGCGCTCCCGGCGGCATCGGCGAGGTGCTGGCCGCGCTGCTGGGCAGCCTGCTCACCAACCCGGTGCGCGCCCTGCTCGACGCCAACTTCATCGGCATCCTGGCCTGGGCCATCGGCCTGGGCATCGCGCTGCGCCACGGCAGCGACACCACCCGTACCGTGCTGCACGACCTGTCCCACGGCGTGTCGGAGATCGTCCGCGTGGTGATCCGCTTCGCCCCGCTGGGCGCCTTCGGCCTGGTCGCCGCGGCGCTGGCCGAGGCCGGCCTCGACGCGCTGCTCGGCTACGCCCGCCTGCTGGCGGTGCTGGTCGGCTGCATGCTGCTGGTCGCCCTGGTGGTCAACCCGCTGATCGTGTACTGGAAGATCCGCCGCAACCCCTACCCGCTGGTGCTGACCTGCCTGCGCGAGAGCGGCATCACCGCCTTCTTCACCCGCAGCTCGGCGGCCAACATCCCGGTCAACCTGCAGCTGTGCGAGCGCCTGGGCCTGCACGAGGACACCTACTCGGTATCGATCCCGCTGGGCGCCACCATCAACATGGCCGGCGCGGCCATCACCATCAGCGTGCTGACCCTGGCCGCGGTGCACACCCTGGGCATCGCCGTGGACATCCCCACCGCCCTGCTGCTCTGCGTGATCGCCTCGATCAGCGCCGCCGGCGTCTCCGGCGTGGCCGGCGGCTCGCTGCTGCTGATCCCGCTGGCCACCAGCCTGTTCGGCATCCCCAGCGAGATCGCCATGCAGGTGGTGGCCATCGGCTTCATCATCAGCATCGTCCAGGACTCCACCGAGACCGCGCTGAACTCCTCCACCGACGTGCTGCTCACCGCTGCCGCCTGCATGGCGAAGCGGGACTGA
- the rsxD gene encoding electron transport complex subunit RsxD yields MALPRITSPHATGHNRTQKVMQLVLLATVPGILVLTWLYGFGTLINLLWASAVALGCEAAVLRLRRRPVAFFLRDYSAVLTAVLLALALPPYSPWWLTLVATAFAIVFGKQLFGGLGQNPFNPAMLGYVVALISFPVEMTSWPAPRGFEAVSPTLGLVEGLQRILGLTAGLPDAWTQATALDALKVNKSLTIAELWQSNPAFGSLGGYGAEAVNLAFLAGGLFLLYKRVFTWHAPVGMLAALGLMSLLFWNGSGSDSNGSPLFHLLTGATMLGAFFIVTDPVSGATSLLGRVIFGAGVGILAYVIRTWGGYPDGVAFAVLLMNLAAPTIDYYTRPRTYGHRKPERGFKLGD; encoded by the coding sequence ATGGCCCTGCCCCGCATCACCTCGCCCCACGCCACGGGCCACAACCGTACCCAGAAGGTCATGCAGCTGGTGCTGCTGGCCACCGTGCCCGGCATCCTGGTGCTGACCTGGCTGTACGGCTTCGGCACGCTGATCAACCTCCTCTGGGCCAGCGCCGTCGCCCTCGGCTGCGAAGCCGCGGTGCTGCGCCTGCGCCGGCGCCCGGTGGCCTTCTTCCTGCGCGACTACAGCGCGGTGCTCACCGCCGTGCTGCTGGCCCTGGCCCTGCCGCCCTACTCGCCCTGGTGGCTGACCCTGGTGGCCACCGCCTTCGCCATCGTGTTCGGCAAGCAGCTGTTCGGCGGCCTCGGCCAGAATCCATTCAACCCGGCGATGCTCGGCTACGTGGTGGCGCTGATCTCCTTCCCGGTGGAGATGACCAGCTGGCCGGCGCCGCGCGGCTTCGAGGCGGTCAGCCCGACCCTCGGCCTGGTCGAGGGCCTGCAGCGCATCCTCGGCCTGACCGCCGGCCTGCCGGACGCCTGGACCCAGGCCACTGCGCTGGACGCGCTCAAGGTCAACAAGAGCCTGACCATCGCCGAGCTGTGGCAGAGCAACCCGGCGTTCGGCAGCCTCGGCGGCTACGGCGCCGAGGCGGTCAACCTGGCCTTCCTCGCCGGCGGCCTGTTCCTGCTGTACAAGCGGGTGTTCACCTGGCACGCGCCGGTCGGCATGCTCGCCGCCCTCGGCCTGATGAGCCTGCTGTTCTGGAACGGCTCGGGCTCCGACTCCAACGGCTCGCCGCTGTTCCACCTGCTCACCGGCGCCACCATGCTCGGCGCGTTCTTCATCGTCACCGACCCGGTGTCCGGCGCCACCAGCCTGCTCGGCCGGGTGATCTTCGGTGCCGGCGTCGGCATCCTCGCCTACGTGATCCGCACCTGGGGCGGCTACCCGGACGGCGTGGCCTTCGCCGTGCTGCTGATGAACCTGGCCGCGCCGACCATCGACTACTACACCCGTCCGCGCACCTACGGCCACCGCAAGCCGGAACGCGGCTTCAAGCTGGGAGACTGA
- a CDS encoding PA3496 family putative envelope integrity protein: MAQAKPDLDLDEDFVVDAEADDTDAKDAPTSKSNLAKRRVIDNLLEERRLKKRLADYDFDL; encoded by the coding sequence ATGGCCCAAGCCAAACCCGACCTCGACCTGGATGAAGACTTCGTCGTCGACGCCGAAGCGGATGACACCGACGCCAAGGATGCACCGACCAGCAAGAGCAACCTGGCCAAGCGCCGCGTGATCGACAACCTGCTGGAAGAGCGCCGCCTGAAGAAGCGGCTCGCCGACTACGACTTCGATCTGTAA
- the nth gene encoding endonuclease III, which translates to MNAAKRAEIFRRLKEDNPEPTTELEYQSVFELLVAVILSAQATDVGVNKATARLFPVANTPEAIHALGVEGLEQYIKTIGLYRSKAKNVIEACRLLIERHDSVVPSTREELEALPGVGRKTANVVLNTAFRQPAMAVDTHIFRVSNRTGIAPGKTVLEVEKKLVKFVPKEYLLDAHHWLILHGRYVCKARKPQCGSCRIEDLCEYRHKTSDD; encoded by the coding sequence ATGAATGCGGCCAAGCGCGCGGAGATCTTCCGTCGCCTGAAAGAGGACAATCCCGAGCCGACCACCGAGCTGGAATACCAGAGCGTCTTCGAGCTGCTGGTGGCGGTGATCCTCTCCGCCCAGGCCACCGACGTCGGCGTCAACAAGGCCACCGCCAGGCTGTTCCCGGTGGCCAACACCCCGGAGGCGATCCACGCTCTCGGCGTCGAGGGCCTCGAGCAGTACATCAAGACCATCGGCCTGTACCGCAGCAAGGCGAAGAACGTCATCGAGGCCTGCCGCCTGCTCATCGAGCGCCACGACAGCGTGGTGCCGAGCACCCGCGAGGAGCTGGAGGCGCTGCCCGGGGTCGGCCGCAAGACCGCCAACGTGGTGCTCAACACCGCCTTCCGCCAGCCGGCCATGGCGGTCGACACCCACATCTTCCGGGTCAGCAACCGCACCGGCATCGCCCCCGGCAAGACCGTGCTGGAGGTGGAGAAGAAGCTGGTCAAGTTCGTGCCGAAGGAATACCTGCTCGACGCCCACCACTGGCTGATCCTGCACGGCCGCTACGTGTGCAAGGCGCGCAAGCCGCAGTGCGGCAGCTGCCGGATCGAGGATCTGTGCGAGTACAGGCACAAGACTTCCGATGATTGA
- a CDS encoding heavy metal sensor histidine kinase, translating to MRLWPRALSLRLALLFALVGVLLLGVIGFYLYASLEREIAWRDDQALLGRLERMRGLLDDSASIDALRQRPQLYGNMLGNRDSLLWLLDAEGRALIEVNPAQLALPRLPATAQVRLADSADGSARLAWLQVAGEDGALTLVAGKLLAERGQMLAAYRLKLWLALAVGALLAFLLGWAVSQRALGPLRRLAARAEGIDVQHLHLRLAGGEQVSELRGLSVALDRMLARLEDGFAQLSRFSEDLAHEMRTPLGNLMGQTQQTLRQPRTAEEYENLLASCLEEYERLARMIDSMLFLARTEQPQASVSREAVDLHGLAEQLCEYFEGMAEERELRLLNRAQGSLQADPQLLRRALANLLANALRHATPGTAVSIDSRRTATALEIAVHNAGEPIGAEHLPRLFERFYRCDPSRAQPGDTGGLGLAIVRSIMQLHGGSVRVSSDADGTCFVLVFPSTGA from the coding sequence GTGAGGCTGTGGCCGCGCGCCCTGAGCCTGCGCCTGGCGCTGCTGTTCGCCCTGGTCGGCGTGCTGCTGCTCGGCGTCATCGGCTTCTACCTGTACGCCTCGCTGGAGCGCGAGATCGCCTGGCGCGACGACCAGGCGCTGCTCGGCCGCCTGGAGCGCATGCGCGGGCTGCTCGACGACAGCGCCAGCATCGATGCGCTGCGCCAGCGTCCGCAGCTGTACGGCAACATGCTCGGCAACCGCGACAGCCTGCTGTGGCTGCTCGACGCCGAGGGTCGCGCGCTGATCGAGGTCAACCCGGCGCAACTGGCGCTGCCGCGCCTGCCGGCGACGGCGCAGGTGCGCCTGGCCGACAGCGCCGACGGCAGCGCGCGACTGGCCTGGCTGCAGGTGGCCGGCGAGGACGGCGCGCTGACCCTGGTCGCCGGCAAGCTGCTCGCCGAGCGTGGGCAGATGCTCGCCGCCTACCGCCTCAAGCTGTGGCTGGCGCTGGCGGTCGGCGCGCTGCTGGCCTTCCTGCTCGGCTGGGCGGTCAGCCAGCGCGCCCTGGGTCCGCTGCGCCGGCTGGCGGCGCGCGCCGAGGGCATCGACGTGCAGCACCTGCACCTGCGCCTGGCCGGCGGCGAGCAGGTCAGCGAGCTGCGCGGCCTGAGCGTCGCCCTCGACCGCATGCTCGCCCGCCTGGAGGACGGCTTCGCCCAGCTGTCGCGCTTTTCCGAGGACCTAGCCCACGAGATGCGCACGCCGCTGGGCAACCTGATGGGCCAGACCCAGCAGACCCTGCGCCAGCCGCGCACGGCGGAGGAGTATGAGAACCTGCTGGCCTCCTGCCTGGAGGAATACGAGCGGCTGGCGCGGATGATCGACAGCATGCTGTTCCTCGCCCGCACCGAGCAGCCGCAGGCCTCGGTCAGTCGCGAGGCGGTCGACCTGCACGGGCTGGCCGAGCAGCTCTGCGAGTACTTCGAGGGCATGGCCGAGGAGCGCGAGCTGCGCCTGCTCAACCGCGCGCAGGGCAGCCTGCAGGCCGATCCCCAGCTGCTGCGCCGGGCGCTGGCCAACCTGCTGGCCAACGCCCTGCGCCACGCCACGCCGGGCACGGCGGTGAGCATCGACAGCCGGCGCACGGCGACGGCGCTGGAGATCGCCGTACACAACGCGGGCGAGCCGATCGGCGCCGAACACCTGCCGCGGCTGTTCGAGCGCTTCTACCGCTGCGACCCTTCGCGCGCCCAGCCGGGCGACACCGGCGGCCTCGGCCTGGCCATCGTGCGCTCGATCATGCAGCTGCACGGCGGCAGCGTGCGGGTGAGCAGCGATGCCGACGGTACCTGCTTCGTCCTGGTGTTCCCTTCGACCGGCGCCTGA
- the rsxG gene encoding electron transport complex subunit RsxG: protein MLPEMPRSMLRNALILGLFAVATVGVVAVTQQGTASRIAAAEREAQVRALAEILPQGSYDNHLLDNRLDLVDPLLGSDRPLPAYLALKGGQPSAVILQAVAPDGYSGSIRLLVGIHADGRLAGVRVLAHKETPGLGDKIELAKSPWVLAFNGKSLADPGEAGWGVKKDQGVFDQFAGATITPRAVVKAVHHALQYFDGHKAELFAQAAAQPTPEQERAQ from the coding sequence ATGCTGCCGGAAATGCCGCGCTCGATGCTGCGCAACGCCCTGATCCTCGGCCTGTTCGCCGTCGCCACCGTCGGCGTGGTAGCCGTCACCCAGCAGGGCACCGCCTCGCGCATCGCCGCTGCCGAACGCGAGGCGCAGGTGCGTGCGCTGGCCGAGATCCTGCCGCAGGGCAGCTACGACAACCACCTGCTGGACAACCGCCTGGACCTCGTCGACCCGCTGCTCGGCAGCGACAGGCCGTTGCCGGCCTACCTGGCGCTCAAGGGCGGCCAGCCCAGTGCCGTCATCCTCCAGGCCGTGGCTCCGGACGGCTACAGCGGCAGCATCCGCCTGCTGGTCGGCATCCACGCCGACGGCCGCCTGGCCGGCGTGCGCGTGCTCGCCCACAAGGAAACCCCGGGCCTGGGCGACAAGATCGAGCTGGCCAAGAGCCCCTGGGTGCTGGCCTTCAACGGCAAGTCGCTGGCCGACCCGGGCGAGGCCGGTTGGGGCGTGAAGAAGGACCAGGGCGTGTTCGACCAGTTCGCCGGCGCCACCATCACCCCGCGTGCGGTGGTCAAGGCGGTACACCACGCCCTGCAGTATTTCGACGGGCACAAGGCCGAGCTGTTCGCCCAGGCCGCCGCCCAACCGACGCCCGAACAGGAGCGCGCGCAATGA